The DNA segment CACTTAGTGAGGTTACTCACAAACGCCGTCTTTCGGCTCTTGGTGAGGGTGGTTTGGTTAAAGAGCGCGCTGGTTTTGAGGTGCGTGACGTTCACCCTACACACTATGGACGAATTTGCCCTATCGAAACGCCAGAAGGTCAAAATATCGGTCTAATCAACACACTTTCAACTTATGCAAAAGTAAATGAACTTGGCTTTGTTGAGGCTCCTTATAAAAAGGTTGTAGACGGTAAAGTTACAGATGAAATAGTTTATTTAACTGCAACTCAAGAGGAGGGTAATGTTATAGCTCCAGCTTCAACAAAGCTTGATGATAAGGGCTATATCGTTGAGGACTTGCTAGAGGTTAGACGTGAGGGCGAAATGATGCTCGCACGCCGTGAAGATGTTACATTAATCGACCTTTGCTCTGGTATGATAGCTGGTGTTGCTGCTTCGCTTATTCCGTTTTTGGAGCACGATGACGCAAACCGTGCCCTAATGGGTTCAAACATGCAACGCCAAGCAGTGCCATTACTTAGAGCGACTGCACCGATTGTAGGAACTGGTATGGAAAGTACCGTTGCTCGTGATGCTTGGGAGAGCGTAAAGGCAAAACGTGCTGGTGTGGTTGAAAAGGTAGATAATAAAAATATATTTATCCTTGGCGAAGATGAGGCTGGTCCGTTTATAGACCACTACTCTTTAGAGAAAAATTTACGCACAAATCAAAATACTACATTCTCTCAGCATCCTATCGTTAAAAAGGGCGAAAAGGTAGAGCTTGGTCAAATAATAGCTGATGGTCCAAGTATGGAGCTAGGAGAGCTTGCTATTGGTAAAAATGCACTGATTGCATTTATGCCTTGGAACGGTTATAACTACGAAGATGCTATAGTAATGAACGAAAAGATGATCCGTGAAGACGCATTTACAAGCGTTCATATCTATGAAAAAGAGATTGAAGCTCGTGAGCTTAAAGACGGCGTAGAAGAGATTACAAAAGATATACCAAACGTTAAAGAGGAGGATTTAATTCACCTTGATGATAGTGGTATCATAAAAATAGGCACTCAGATTAAGCCAGGTATGATTTTAGTGGGTAAAGTATCTCCAAAAGGCGAGGTTAAACCTACCCCTGAAGAGCGTTTGCTTCGTGCGATATTTGGCGAAAAGGCTGGTCACGTCGTCAATAAGTCACTCTATGCAACTGCTTCTATGGAGGGTGTTGTTATAGATGTTAAAATTTTTACAAAAAAGGGTCACGAAAAAGATAGCAGGGCAAGCAAGACATATGAAGATGAAAAGATGGTTCTTGAAAAAGAGCACCACGACAGGCTTTTAATGCTTGATCGCGAAGAGATGTTAAAAGTGACATCATTGCTCTCTAAAAATGTTTTAGCGACCGCACAAACTATAAACAAAAAAGAGTATAAAAAAGGCTCAAAAATAGATAGCGTAGACCTTGAAAATATTAACAGATTTACCATAAATACTATTGTTAAAGGCTTTTCAAAAGATGTTCAAAAGCAATATGATGAGCTTAAAAACTACTTCCAAAATGAGAAGAGAAAACTAAAAGAAGAGCACGACGCTAAGATTGAAATTTTAGGCAAAGATGACATTTTGCCAAGCGGTGTTGTCAAGCTTGTTAAAGTTTATATCGCTACAAAACGTAAGCTAAAAGTGGGCGATAAAATGGCTGGACGTCACGGAAATAAAGGTATAGTTTCAAACATCGTTCCAGAGGTTGATATGCCTTACTTGCCAAATGGACAGATTGTTGATATCGTTTTAAATCCGCTAGGTGTTCCAAGCCGTATGAATATCGGTCAAATTTTAGAGAGCCACCTTGGACTTGTTGGCTATCGTTTGGGTGAGCAAATCGCTGAAATTTTTGAGACCAAAAAGGGTGAGTGGATTAAAAATTTACGTGCTAAGATGATAGAGATTGCAAGTGTTTCAAAACTAATGGACGCTAAAAAAGCACTTAGTCAGATAAGCGATGAAAAATTAATTGAATACGCAAGAGATTGGAGCAAGGGTGTTAGATTTGCTACTCCGATTTTTGAGGGCGTTAAACCTGATGAATTTGCAAAACTTTTTGAAATGGCCAAGATTGATAGTGACGGCAAAACCGAGCTATATGACGGCAGAACTGGCTCAAAAATTCGCGAGAGAGTAAATGTTGGTTGTATGTATATGCTTAAACTTCACCACTTAGTTGATGAGAAGGTCCACGCTCGTTCAACCGGTCCATACAGTCTTGTAACACAACAGCCAGTTGGCGGTAAGGCACTATTTGGTGGTCAGAGATTTGGAGAGATGGAGGTTTGGGCATTAGAGGCTTACGGTGCTGCTCACACGCTTCGTGAAATGCTAACCGTTAAATCAGACGACGTTGAGGGACGTTTATCGGCTTATAAAGCCCTAACTCGTGGTGAAAACGTGCCAGAAACTGGTATCCCTGAGACTTTCTTCGTTTTAACAAACGAACTAAAATCATTAGCACTTGATGTTGAAGTATACGATGAGGATGAAGCAAATGAAAATGAATAACCTAAAACCAGTTGAGATAAAAGAGGAGCAAAGACCTCGTGATTTTGAAGCGTTTCAGCTTCGTCTTGCAAGTCCTGAAAGGATAAAGTCGTGGAGTTATGGTGAGGTTAAAAAGCCTGAAACTATAAACTACCGCACACTAAAACCTGAGCGTGACGGTTTGTTTTGTGCTAAAATTTTTGGTCCTATTCGTGACTATGAGTGTCTTTGTGGCAAATACAAAAAAATGCGTTATAAGGGCATTAAATGCGAAAAATGTGGTGTTGAGGTTACTAGTTCAAAAGTTCGTCGCTCTCGTATGGGGCACATTGAGCTTGTTACGCCAGTAGCTCACATTTGGTATGTAAATTCACTACCTTCACGTATCGGCACACTTCTTGGCATAAAAATGAAAGATTTAGAGCGTGTGCTTTACTATGAGGCATATATTGTTGAAAATCCTGGCAGTGCTTTTTATGACAATGAAAATTCTAAAAAGGTTGAAAAATACGACGTTTTAAACGAAGAGCAGTATCAACTTTTAGCACAAAGATATGAAAATGAGGGCTTTGTTGCTAGAATGGGTGGCGAAGTTATCTATGATATGCTTGCTGAGCTTGATTTGTTTAAAATTTTAGAAGATTTAAAAGCAGAAATAGAGGCTACAAATTCTGAAGCCAAAAAGAAAACTATTGTAAAACGCCTAAAGGTCATTGAGAGCTTTTTAAATTCAGGAAATCGTCCAGAGTGGATGATGATTACAAATTTGCCAGTTTTACCGCCGGATTTAAGACCACTTGTTAGCCTTGACGGTGGAAAATTTGCAGTTTCAGATGTAAATGATTTATATCGTCGTGTGATAAATAGAAATAGTCGTTTAAAGCGTCTTTTAGAGCTTGATGCACCTGAGATTATTATAAGAAACGAAAAACGTATGCTTCAGGAAGCCGTTGATGCTTTATTTGATAATGGTCGCCGTGCAAATGCCGTAAAAGGTGCAAATAAACGTCCACTTAAATCACTTTCAGAGATTATCAAAGGCAAACAGGGTCGTTTCCGCCAAAACCTACTAGGTAAGCGTGTGGATTTCTCTGGTCGTTCGGTTATTGTTGTTGGTCCAAAGCTTAGAATGGATCAGTGCGGTCTGCCTAAAAAGATGGCGTTAGAGCTATTTAAACCACACCTTTTAGCGCGTCTTGAAGAGAAAGGTTATGCAACGACCGTTAAACAAGCCAAAAAGATGATTGAAGATAAGACAAATGAAGTTTGGGAGTGCCTTGAAGAGGTAGTTAAAGATCATCCGGTTATGCTAAACCGTGCTCCAACGCTTCACAAGCTTTCAATTCAAGCGTTTCACCCGGTACTAGTTGAGGGTAAGGCTATTCAGCTTCATCCGCTAGTTTGTGCCGCATTTAACGCTGACTTTGACGGCGACCAAATGGCTGTTCACGTGCCATTATCACAAGAAGCAATTGCTGAGTGTAAAATTTTAATGCTTAGCTCAATGAATATCCTTTTACCAGCAAGTGGTAAGGCTATAACTGTGCCTAGCCAGGATATGGTTTTAGGAATTTACTATTTAAGCTTAGAGCGAACCGATGAGAAAGGTGCAAATAAAATTTTCGCCTCAGTTGATGAGGTTATGATAGCAGAAGAGGCTCACTCACTAGGACTTCACGCTAAGATTAAAACAATCCTTGAAGGGCACACGATAACAACAACCGCTGGTCGTTTGATACTGCGTTCTATCATTCCTGATTTTGTTCCTGAAAATTTATGGAATAAAGTTATGAAGAAAAAGGATATCTCGTCACTTGTTGATTATGTTTATAAAAATGGCGGTCTTGAAGTAACGGCTGAGTTTTTAGATAAGCTTAAAAATTTAGGTTTCCGCTATGCTACAAAGGCTGGAATTTCAATATCTATTGCTGATATCATCGTGCCTGATAATAAACAAAAACATATTGATGACGCTAAGAAAAAGGTGCGTGAAATTCAAAAGCAATATGGTGGTGGTTTGCTAACAGACTCTGAGAGATACAACAAAATCGTTGATATTTGGACAGATACAAACAACACCGTTGCTAGTGAGATGATGAAACTTATACAAAGCGATAAGGGTGGATTTAACTCTATTTATATGATGGCTGACTCTGGTGCTAGGGGCTCAGCAGCTCAAATTCGCCAACTTGCTGGTATGCGTGGTCTTATGGCAAAACCTGACGGCTCTATTATTGAAACACCAATCGTTTCAAACTTCCGTGAGGGACTGAATATAATGGAGTATTTTAACTCGACTCACGGTGCTAGAAAGGGTCTAGCTGATACCGCTTTAAAGACGGCAAACGCTGGTTATCTAACTCGTAAGCTAATTGACGTTGCTCAAAACGTAAAGGTGTCTATGCACGATTGTGGCACTCATGAGGGTGTTGAGATTACTGAGATTACTGAGAGTGGCGAACTTATTGAGAGCCTTGAAGAGCGTGTATTAGGTAGAGTTTTAGCTGATGACGTTATTGATCCAATAACAAATGAAATTTTATTTAGTGAAGGCACATTGATTGATGAAGAAAAGGCAAGAGTGCTTAGCGAGAGTGGCATAAAAGCTGTAAGCATAAGAACCCCTATTACTTGCAAAGCACCAAAAGGCGTTTGTGCCAAGTGCTATGGTATAAACCTCGGCGAGGGCAAACTTGTTAAGCCTGGCGAAGCTGTTGGTATTATCTCGGCTCAGTCAATTGGGGAACCAGGAACTCAGCTAACACTAAGAACATTCCACATCGGTGGAACAGCTTCAACAGAGCAACAAGATCGCCAAGTTGTAGCTACAAAAGAGGGTTTTATACGTTACTACAACCTAAACACTTATGAAAATAACGGCAAAATAGTAGTCGCAAACCGCCGAAGTGCTGCTGTGCTTTTGGTTGAGCCAAAGATTAAATCTCCAGTAGACGGAAAGATTGAGATTGAAGTAGCTCACGAAGATATTATCCTTACCATAAAAGGCAAAAAAGAGGAATTTAAATATATCGTTCGTAGAAATGACGTAGCTAAACCAAATGAGTTAGCCGGCGTAAGTGGAAAGATAGAAGGTAAAATGTATATACCTTACTCAAATGGCGACGATGTTAAAGAGCACGAAAGTATAGTAGAGGTCATCAAAGAGGGCTGGAACGTGCCAAATCGTATCCCATTTGCCAGTGAGCTAAAAATAGCTGACGGAGAGCCTGTCACACAAAAAATCGTGGCTAGTGCAAATGGGGTTGCAAAATTCTTTATCCTAAAGGGTGACTATTTAGAGCGTATAAAAGATGTTAAAAACGGACATAAAGTAGAGCAAAAAGGTCTATTTGTGGTAGTCTCAGATCAAGGTGGTCGTGAAGCTATACGCCACTATATACCAAGAGGCTCGATTGTTCAGATAGATGATAATGCAAATGTTGATACTAAGAGCGTTATAGCACTTCCTGAAAAGAGCGATAAGCTAGTAATTGCAGAGTGGGATCCATACTCAACTCCTATAATTGCAGAGGAAGCTGGTGTTGTGGCGTTTGAAGATATTGAGCCTGGATATAGTGTGGCTGAGCAGTTTGATGAAGCTACTGGTCAGAGCCGTTTGGTTGTAAATGAGTATCTGCCAAGTGGCGTAAAACCTACGATTGTAATAGCGACAAAAACAGGAACTATCAGGTATCAGCTTGAGCCTAAAACAGCTATATTTGTAAGTGACGGCACAAGTGTTGCTCAGGCTGACATTTTGGCAAAAACTCCAAAAGCAGTTGCAAAATCAAAAGATATTACTGGCGGTCTTCCAAGGGTATCTGAGTTGTTTGAAGCAAGAAAGCCTAAAAATACGGCTATTGTAGCTGAAATTGACGGCGTTGTTAGATTTGATAAGCCACTTCGCTCAAAAGAGCGTGTTATTATCGAAGCTGAAGATGGCTCTAGTGCTGAGTATTTGATTGACAAAACGCGTCAAA comes from the Campylobacter mucosalis genome and includes:
- the rpoB gene encoding DNA-directed RNA polymerase subunit beta; translated protein: MLNSLYSGNRLRVDFSNVAKEIDIPNLLQLQKKSFDQFLNLDNSLQESGIEKVFKSIFPIHDIQNRLSLEYVSSEIGKPKYTVRECIERGLTYSVNLKIKVRLIVHEKDEKTGEKIGVKDIKEQEIFIREIPLMTDRISFIINGVERVVVNQLHRSPGVIFKQEESATVVNKLIYTAQIIPDRGSWLYFEYDTKDVLYVRINKRRKVPVTILFRALGYKKQDIIKLFYPIQTLTIKNGKFLTVFNSDDYLGRVEYDIKDESGKILHEAGKRLTKKKADKLVEDGLKFVEYPTEVLINKYLANPVIDNESGEVVYDTLSQLDENKLAKILSEYESIEIINNSASGVDDAIINSFLADAETLKLLKQTEGIDDENDLSAIRIYKVMRPGEPVVKDAAKAFVNDIFFNPERYDMTKVGRMKMNHKLALEVPEYVTVLTNEDIIKTAKYLIKVKNGQGLIDDRDHLGNRRIRSIGELLANELHLGFVKMQKAIRDKFTGLSNSIDELMPYDLINPKMITATIMEFFTGGQLSQFMDQTNPLSEVTHKRRLSALGEGGLVKERAGFEVRDVHPTHYGRICPIETPEGQNIGLINTLSTYAKVNELGFVEAPYKKVVDGKVTDEIVYLTATQEEGNVIAPASTKLDDKGYIVEDLLEVRREGEMMLARREDVTLIDLCSGMIAGVAASLIPFLEHDDANRALMGSNMQRQAVPLLRATAPIVGTGMESTVARDAWESVKAKRAGVVEKVDNKNIFILGEDEAGPFIDHYSLEKNLRTNQNTTFSQHPIVKKGEKVELGQIIADGPSMELGELAIGKNALIAFMPWNGYNYEDAIVMNEKMIREDAFTSVHIYEKEIEARELKDGVEEITKDIPNVKEEDLIHLDDSGIIKIGTQIKPGMILVGKVSPKGEVKPTPEERLLRAIFGEKAGHVVNKSLYATASMEGVVIDVKIFTKKGHEKDSRASKTYEDEKMVLEKEHHDRLLMLDREEMLKVTSLLSKNVLATAQTINKKEYKKGSKIDSVDLENINRFTINTIVKGFSKDVQKQYDELKNYFQNEKRKLKEEHDAKIEILGKDDILPSGVVKLVKVYIATKRKLKVGDKMAGRHGNKGIVSNIVPEVDMPYLPNGQIVDIVLNPLGVPSRMNIGQILESHLGLVGYRLGEQIAEIFETKKGEWIKNLRAKMIEIASVSKLMDAKKALSQISDEKLIEYARDWSKGVRFATPIFEGVKPDEFAKLFEMAKIDSDGKTELYDGRTGSKIRERVNVGCMYMLKLHHLVDEKVHARSTGPYSLVTQQPVGGKALFGGQRFGEMEVWALEAYGAAHTLREMLTVKSDDVEGRLSAYKALTRGENVPETGIPETFFVLTNELKSLALDVEVYDEDEANENE
- the rpoC gene encoding DNA-directed RNA polymerase subunit beta' — translated: MNNLKPVEIKEEQRPRDFEAFQLRLASPERIKSWSYGEVKKPETINYRTLKPERDGLFCAKIFGPIRDYECLCGKYKKMRYKGIKCEKCGVEVTSSKVRRSRMGHIELVTPVAHIWYVNSLPSRIGTLLGIKMKDLERVLYYEAYIVENPGSAFYDNENSKKVEKYDVLNEEQYQLLAQRYENEGFVARMGGEVIYDMLAELDLFKILEDLKAEIEATNSEAKKKTIVKRLKVIESFLNSGNRPEWMMITNLPVLPPDLRPLVSLDGGKFAVSDVNDLYRRVINRNSRLKRLLELDAPEIIIRNEKRMLQEAVDALFDNGRRANAVKGANKRPLKSLSEIIKGKQGRFRQNLLGKRVDFSGRSVIVVGPKLRMDQCGLPKKMALELFKPHLLARLEEKGYATTVKQAKKMIEDKTNEVWECLEEVVKDHPVMLNRAPTLHKLSIQAFHPVLVEGKAIQLHPLVCAAFNADFDGDQMAVHVPLSQEAIAECKILMLSSMNILLPASGKAITVPSQDMVLGIYYLSLERTDEKGANKIFASVDEVMIAEEAHSLGLHAKIKTILEGHTITTTAGRLILRSIIPDFVPENLWNKVMKKKDISSLVDYVYKNGGLEVTAEFLDKLKNLGFRYATKAGISISIADIIVPDNKQKHIDDAKKKVREIQKQYGGGLLTDSERYNKIVDIWTDTNNTVASEMMKLIQSDKGGFNSIYMMADSGARGSAAQIRQLAGMRGLMAKPDGSIIETPIVSNFREGLNIMEYFNSTHGARKGLADTALKTANAGYLTRKLIDVAQNVKVSMHDCGTHEGVEITEITESGELIESLEERVLGRVLADDVIDPITNEILFSEGTLIDEEKARVLSESGIKAVSIRTPITCKAPKGVCAKCYGINLGEGKLVKPGEAVGIISAQSIGEPGTQLTLRTFHIGGTASTEQQDRQVVATKEGFIRYYNLNTYENNGKIVVANRRSAAVLLVEPKIKSPVDGKIEIEVAHEDIILTIKGKKEEFKYIVRRNDVAKPNELAGVSGKIEGKMYIPYSNGDDVKEHESIVEVIKEGWNVPNRIPFASELKIADGEPVTQKIVASANGVAKFFILKGDYLERIKDVKNGHKVEQKGLFVVVSDQGGREAIRHYIPRGSIVQIDDNANVDTKSVIALPEKSDKLVIAEWDPYSTPIIAEEAGVVAFEDIEPGYSVAEQFDEATGQSRLVVNEYLPSGVKPTIVIATKTGTIRYQLEPKTAIFVSDGTSVAQADILAKTPKAVAKSKDITGGLPRVSELFEARKPKNTAIVAEIDGVVRFDKPLRSKERVIIEAEDGSSAEYLIDKTRQIQVRNGEFVHAGEKLTDGLISSHDILRILGEKALHYYLISEIQQVYRRQGVAIADKHIEIIVSQMLRQVKIVDSGNTNFIVGDLISRNRFKEENERIMKMGGEPAIAEPILLGVTRAAIGSDSVISAASFQETTKVLTEASIAAKFDYLEDLKENVILGRMIPVGTGLYKDKTIKIKKL